The Balneolales bacterium ANBcel1 DNA segment GAGGAGGATCTGGAGCGGCTCAACCTGGATCCCGAAATATTCGCCGCCGGTGAGAACTGATGGAGCACAGGAATCAGGCCGGTGATTCCGAACATGTTCCTGCCGGCCGTTTATCTGAATCAACTGTACGCATTTTCCTACACATATCTGAAGTAACGATATTTTAAACTCGCAAAACATGAGCATGGATACCCATCACACCACGCTTTCCGACAGGCTGACCTTCCCCGAGGAGAACCGTATCTCCGTCGGCTTCCTTGCTGCCGGTATCATTGGAGTTATTCTGAGCCTCATCGGACTTGTTGTCAATACCGAGCAGTTCTTCTACTCCTACCTCACCAGCTTCGCTTTCATCGCCAGTCTGGTACTTGGAGCCCTCTTTTTCGTGATGGTGCAACATGTCACCCGCTCCAGCTGGAGTGTTGTCATACGGCGCATACCGGAAACCATCTCCTATCAGCTTGTGTGGCTGGGCATTCTCTTTATTCCGATTCTGTTCGGCATGGAAATTCTCTACGAATGGACACGACCGGAACGCATCGCCACCGACGCGCTCACCCAGCACAAGCTTCCCTATCTCAACCTTCCGTTCTTTATCATTCGGAACATCATCTACTTTGCCGTCTGGGCCTATCTGGGTTACAAGCTATACCGCAACTCCATTGCCATGGACCGAAACCCGGATCCGGCACTCGACCGGCAGCAACGCGTACTCAGCGCTCCCGGCCTGCTGATATTCGCGTTTACGGTAGCTTTCGCCTCATTCGACTGGCTGATGTCCATGGACTCCCACTGGTTCTCCACCATGTTCGGCGTCTACTACTTCGCTATGAGTTTCCAGACCATACTTGCCGTGGTCATCGCATTGGTGCTCTATCTGTTCCGCAAGGGGCTGCTCACGAATACCATCAACAAGGCGCATATTCACGACCTCGGAGCGTTTCTGTTCGGGTTCAGCGTATTCTACGCCTACATCGCCTTCAGCCAGTTCCTGCTCATCTACTACGCCAACATCCCTGAAGCGACCCTATGGTTTTACTACCGCTTCGAGGGGAACTGGATTGTGCTGGCCTGGCTGTTTCTGATCGGCCGGTTTGTCATTCCGTTTGTTTTGCTGCTGAAGAGAAAGGCCAAAACCAACTACAAACTGCTCATGGGCGTATCGCTCTGGATTATCGCCCTGCAATTCCTGGAGATGTTCTGGATCGTGATGCCGATCCTACACCAGGGCGCCTTCTCCATCCACTGGCTTGATATCGCCCTGCTTCTGGCCTTTTTCGGCATTTCGGCCGGCCTGTTTTTCCGCCAGTTCGGCAAACACAGCATGATCCCGAAAAACGATCCGCTGCTCACCGAATCCCTGAACAAACACTGACATCCAGGTACAGCCGCTATGCATCACTGCTGATTCGACAGGTAAGAGCCGTCCGAAAACAGGAACTGTAACTTACCTCCAATTGTATAATTAACAACTATCTGTTGTAGCATTATGGAAAAAGAACCAAAATCCGGTTACCAGGCCGACCTGGAACACTCTCTCGGTGATGGTGTCTCACCGGACAACATCAATCTGCGTACCGTCTCCTTCTGGATCATTCTCGGAATTGTGATTGTCGTCATCACCCTGTTCGGAGTATATAATATGTTTTCTTATAATCAGTTTCTATCTTCCCAGCAAGCTGCCATTGACGCCGACTATCACGAACTGAACGAACGCCGCGCGGCGGATCACCGGATGCTGAACTCCTTCGAGGTGGTGGATGAGGAGGCACGGCGCTACCGCATCCCGATCGACAGTGCGATGACACTGATGGTAGCCGGACGGGACAATGCACCCTGAAACAACCGCACAACCCTTTATGAAACTGCAACTCCTCTTAATGATGGCCTGCCTGCTTCCGCTGCTTTACGCGGCTCCTGCGGCCTCTCAGCACAACATCCCCCCCCGGGAGCTGGAAAATGTGGGGATTACCGAAAAGCTCGGGGAATACATCAGTGGCGATATCACGCTGTTCAACGAGCACGGCGAGGAGGTTACGCTGGACAGCTATCTGAACAACGGCCGGCCGATTATCCTCGCCATGGTTTACTACGAATGTCCGATGCTCTGCAACCTGATTCTTCAGGGGATGATGCGCGGTGTGCGTGACCTCTCCTGGCAGCCTGGTGAGGAGTATGACATTCTGGCCGTGAGTATCAGTCCCACCGAGACCCCCGAGCTGGCCAGGGAAAGCAAGCAGATCTATGTTGAGATGCTGAACAATCCCGAAGCCGCAGACGGTATCCATTTCATGACCGGCAGCGAAGCGGAGGTCCGGCGCCTGGGTGACGAAGTCGGCTTCTACTATCAGTGGAACGAGCAGACCCAGGAGTACATGCACGGCTCCGCGCTCATATTTCTCTCGGAGAACGGCCGGATTTCCCGTTACCTGAATGGGATCGACTATCCTGAGCTGATGCTTCGCAACGCCTTGTCCGACGCCGCTGACGGCCGCATCGGCACGGCCCTGGATCGTGTAGTGCTCTACTGTTTTCAATTTGACGCGTCATCGGGGTCCTATGTGCCGGTGGCCGTCAACATCATGAAACTCGGTGGTGCGGCCACACTGCTGCTGCTCGGCCTGTTTCTCGGCTTCTTTTACTACCGCGAACGGAAGACCCATAAATAACAGAACCGCTAGGACTTCTCCGAACTTATGAACAGAATCATCGAATACATGCTTCCTCCACAACGCTCGACTGTTGCCGGCGATGTGGACAGCCTTTTCACCTTCATCAATGTTGCGGGTTTCATACTCTTCGCAGGGATCATGATCACCATCCTGATTTTCGTGATCAAATACCGGAGAAAGTCGGAGGACGATGTCACCCCGGTCATCACACACAACAGCATCCTTGAGGTCACCTGGACCGTCATTCCCATCATCCTCATTTTGATTGTATTCAGCTGGGGATTTCGTGGATTTCTGACGCTGTCGAGTCCGCCGCCCAACGCCTACGAAATCAATGTTACGGCGGCGTCCTGGCTTTGGGAGTTCCGGTATCCCGGCGGAGGCACCACTGTCAACGAAGTGTTTGTGCCTGTAGATCGACCCGTCAAATTTATCATGCGGTCCGACGATGTGCTGCACTCCCTCTACGTGCCCGACTTCCGGATTAAGATGGACGTACTGCCGAATCGCTACACAACCACCTGGTTTCAGGCAACCGAAACCGGTCAGTCGATCCTCTACTGTACCGAGTATTGCGGTACCGCCCACTCCGACATGCTTGCTACGGTTCATGTGCTTTCGCAGGATGAGTTTGAAGAATGGCTGGAAACCGGCCTTGAGATCGATGAAGACATGCCGCTGGCCGAACTCGGTGAGGCCACCTACACCAGTGCCGGGTGCAACGCCTGTCACTCACTGGACGGGACCAGCCGTATCGGTCCCTCGTTCCTGAATCTGTTCGGTTCCGACCGGGAGCTGCAGGACGGATCGGTCGTGGTCGCTGACGAAGATTACATCCGGCGCTCCATCCTCGACCCCCAGGCCGAGGTAACGGCGGGCTATCCGAACAACATGCCCTCCTATGCCGGGCGGCTCAATGAACGGCAAATCGACGGACTGATCGCTTTTATCAAAGAACTGCAAGACTGATTATACCATGGCCGAACGCTCTGCAAATACGCTCCGGATTCGTGAGTTCCCCATCGACGAGAACCCGAAGCACACCTATCTGAATCACGAGAAAGGAATCCTGTCGTGGCTTTTCACTCTCGATCACAAGCGCATAGGGTTGCTTTACCTGGGTTCGATTACTTTTTTCTTCTTTGTTGGAGGCGTACTAGCCCTCCTGCTGCGCACCGAGCTCCTCACCCCCGCGCAAAGCATCATCGACGCCGATACGTATAATCAGATCTTCACCCTGCACGGGGCGATCATGATCTTCCTGTTCATCATCCCCTCGATCCCGGCAGCGCTGGGCAACTTCTTCCTACCGATGATGATCGGCGCCAAGGATGTCGCCTTTCCCCGGCTGAACCTGGCCAGCTGGTGGATCTACATCTTCGGCGCGCTGTTTGCGCTCTTTTCTATTGTCAACGGAGCGGTTGATACCGGATGGACCTTCTACACCCCGTACAGCGTCCAGACCGGCACAGCGGTGGTTTCCATGACTCTTGCGGTGTTCATTCTCGGCTTTTCATCCATTCTTACCGGTATCAACTTCATCGTCACCCTCCACAAACTGAGAAGTCCCGGTCTTTCGTGGAGCAAAATGCCGCTGTTTCTGTGGTCCCTGTATGCGACGGCCGTCATCCAGATTCTTGCGACACC contains these protein-coding regions:
- the coxB gene encoding cytochrome c oxidase subunit II yields the protein MLPPQRSTVAGDVDSLFTFINVAGFILFAGIMITILIFVIKYRRKSEDDVTPVITHNSILEVTWTVIPIILILIVFSWGFRGFLTLSSPPPNAYEINVTAASWLWEFRYPGGGTTVNEVFVPVDRPVKFIMRSDDVLHSLYVPDFRIKMDVLPNRYTTTWFQATETGQSILYCTEYCGTAHSDMLATVHVLSQDEFEEWLETGLEIDEDMPLAELGEATYTSAGCNACHSLDGTSRIGPSFLNLFGSDRELQDGSVVVADEDYIRRSILDPQAEVTAGYPNNMPSYAGRLNERQIDGLIAFIKELQD
- a CDS encoding SCO family protein, encoding MKLQLLLMMACLLPLLYAAPAASQHNIPPRELENVGITEKLGEYISGDITLFNEHGEEVTLDSYLNNGRPIILAMVYYECPMLCNLILQGMMRGVRDLSWQPGEEYDILAVSISPTETPELARESKQIYVEMLNNPEAADGIHFMTGSEAEVRRLGDEVGFYYQWNEQTQEYMHGSALIFLSENGRISRYLNGIDYPELMLRNALSDAADGRIGTALDRVVLYCFQFDASSGSYVPVAVNIMKLGGAATLLLLGLFLGFFYYRERKTHK